One Lebetimonas natsushimae DNA segment encodes these proteins:
- the mtaB gene encoding tRNA (N(6)-L-threonylcarbamoyladenosine(37)-C(2))-methylthiotransferase MtaB — translation MNKVFIKTFGCRSNIYDTEIMKNILKDKIVNSEEEADIIIINSCTVTNFADRDVRQYINKRQNKKIIFTGCGAYTQGKKLFEEHKVDAVLGHKFKEEIDKFLNFKGVNLGDFNFVNKKIIINISTTKAFVKIQEGCDFECAYCILPKVRGYSRSMDETTILEQIEYLAQNGISEIVLTGINMGSYGKDTNTSLAKLIKKIIKIDRIKRIRLGSLEPTQIDEELIELASDSVLEKHFHIALQHTSDRMLRIMKRRNRVSNTLPLFEKLAGLGFVLGTDFIVGHPGESEEIWQEALENFKKYPLTHIHIFRFTPRDGTLSAEMKQDVRGDTAKKRAKQIEEIVKKNNYNFRLKKMPLLVHIEEKKDGYFVGFDEYYNKMKIKSDRNLKGAWVKVKDYEVKEVNYAKI, via the coding sequence ATGAATAAGGTTTTTATAAAAACATTCGGCTGCAGAAGTAATATTTATGATACAGAAATTATGAAGAATATTTTAAAAGATAAAATTGTAAATTCTGAAGAAGAAGCTGATATTATTATAATTAATTCATGTACCGTTACAAATTTTGCAGATAGGGATGTGAGACAGTATATTAATAAAAGACAAAATAAAAAAATTATATTTACAGGATGCGGAGCATACACCCAGGGAAAAAAATTATTTGAAGAACACAAAGTTGATGCAGTACTCGGGCATAAATTTAAAGAAGAAATTGATAAATTTTTAAATTTTAAAGGTGTTAATTTAGGAGATTTTAATTTTGTAAATAAAAAAATAATAATAAATATTTCAACGACAAAAGCGTTTGTAAAAATCCAGGAAGGCTGTGATTTTGAGTGTGCTTATTGTATTTTACCCAAAGTCAGGGGTTATTCAAGGAGTATGGATGAAACAACAATACTTGAACAGATTGAATATTTGGCACAAAACGGAATAAGTGAAATAGTGTTAACAGGAATCAATATGGGAAGTTATGGGAAAGATACAAACACATCCCTTGCAAAACTTATTAAAAAAATTATAAAAATAGATAGAATCAAAAGGATAAGACTTGGTTCGTTAGAACCGACTCAAATAGATGAAGAATTGATAGAACTTGCTAGCGATTCAGTTTTAGAGAAACATTTTCATATAGCTCTGCAGCATACAAGTGACAGAATGCTGAGGATTATGAAAAGAAGAAATAGAGTTTCAAATACTCTTCCTCTTTTTGAAAAATTGGCTGGTCTTGGTTTTGTACTGGGGACTGATTTTATAGTAGGACACCCGGGAGAGAGCGAAGAGATTTGGCAAGAAGCGCTTGAAAATTTTAAAAAATATCCCTTAACTCATATTCATATATTCAGATTCACACCAAGAGACGGAACTTTAAGTGCTGAAATGAAACAGGATGTAAGAGGGGATACGGCGAAAAAAAGGGCTAAGCAAATAGAAGAAATTGTTAAAAAAAATAATTATAATTTCAGACTCAAAAAAATGCCGCTTCTAGTGCATATAGAAGAAAAAAAAGACGGATATTTTGTAGGGTTTGACGAATATTATAATAAAATGAAGATAAAAAGTGATAGAAATTTAAAAGGAGCTTGGGTGAAAGTAAAAGATTATGAAGTTAAGGAAGTAAATTATGCAAAAATCTAA
- a CDS encoding tRNA threonylcarbamoyladenosine dehydratase, with product MRYDRCKKLFGKFHKLQELKILIAGVGGVGGYALDCLSRSGVKNITIIDYDRFDITNQNRQIGSEFTGQKKVEVLSKMYNVKGIDLKLTPENIKELNLKEYDIVIDAIDDVNAKISLILNAYPKIISSMGAAKRIDPTKIKIDSIWKTNTDPFAKKIRDRLKKENFKDDFKVVYSIEKPINCDMGSFVGVTGAFGFALCSEVLKDFV from the coding sequence ATGAGGTATGACAGATGCAAAAAACTTTTTGGCAAATTTCATAAATTACAGGAACTTAAAATTTTAATAGCGGGAGTCGGGGGAGTCGGAGGATATGCCCTGGATTGTCTCAGCAGAAGCGGAGTTAAAAATATTACCATCATAGATTATGACAGATTCGATATAACAAATCAAAACAGACAAATCGGAAGTGAATTTACAGGACAAAAAAAAGTTGAAGTTTTAAGTAAAATGTATAATGTAAAAGGGATTGATTTAAAATTGACACCTGAAAATATCAAAGAACTTAATTTAAAAGAATATGATATCGTAATTGACGCAATTGATGATGTAAATGCAAAAATATCCCTTATTTTAAATGCCTATCCTAAAATAATATCTTCGATGGGCGCGGCTAAAAGAATAGACCCTACAAAAATTAAAATTGATTCGATATGGAAAACTAACACCGACCCTTTTGCAAAAAAAATAAGGGACAGATTAAAAAAAGAAAATTTCAAAGATGATTTTAAAGTAGTATATTCAATAGAAAAACCTATAAACTGCGATATGGGAAGTTTTGTTGGAGTTACAGGGGCATTTGGATTTGCCCTCTGTAGCGAAGTATTAAAAGATTTTGTTTAA
- a CDS encoding AAA family ATPase encodes MQKSKKNQIIISVLFGVLFALLVAWAFKGNYEELLTQIVAVVIVLIFFILFVILLRKSMPSNNPQHLQVEMNTGIEKDFVIKPTISNVTFKDVAGISEVKEELVEIVDFLKNPEKYKAFGINLPKGVLLVGPPGVGKTLIAKALAGEAGVPFFYQSGSSFVQMYVGVGAKRVRDLFSRAKASAPSIIFIDEIDAIGKARGNLRNDEREATLNQLLTEMDGFEGSEGVIVIGATNKVELLDEALLRPGRFDRRVFVELPGLNDRIEILKVHLRGKPFKGNLENIAKMTVGFSGAALASLVNEASIHALKRGKRYIEEEDFYAVKDKVLIGKKRLQTYNPKEKEILSYYQASKAVIAEWLGVEFERISLVKDDFKEEDKEIISKTEIMNKIMVYFAGRIAVEEKYREKFSNAHMDIKKAKDLAVKMVKDYAMGDSIIGDEAEIAKILKYAEEEVKSIYTSTQDLIEKVYEFLLKNEVVHKEDIKKIKDEIF; translated from the coding sequence ATGCAAAAATCTAAAAAAAATCAAATTATAATTTCTGTTCTTTTCGGTGTTTTATTTGCACTTTTGGTGGCATGGGCTTTTAAGGGAAATTACGAAGAACTTTTAACTCAGATTGTGGCGGTTGTAATTGTTTTAATATTTTTTATTTTGTTTGTTATTCTTCTTAGAAAATCTATGCCATCAAATAATCCTCAACATCTACAGGTTGAAATGAATACGGGAATTGAAAAAGATTTTGTAATTAAACCTACAATTTCAAATGTTACTTTTAAAGATGTTGCAGGTATATCTGAGGTAAAAGAAGAATTAGTGGAAATTGTTGATTTTTTAAAAAATCCTGAAAAATATAAGGCTTTTGGTATTAATTTGCCAAAAGGTGTGTTATTGGTGGGGCCTCCTGGTGTCGGTAAGACATTAATTGCAAAAGCGCTTGCCGGTGAGGCTGGTGTGCCGTTTTTTTATCAAAGCGGAAGCAGTTTTGTACAGATGTATGTAGGTGTTGGGGCTAAAAGGGTTAGGGATTTGTTCTCCCGTGCAAAAGCAAGTGCTCCTAGTATTATTTTTATAGATGAAATTGATGCCATAGGGAAAGCCAGGGGAAATTTAAGAAATGATGAAAGGGAAGCGACATTAAATCAGCTTTTAACTGAAATGGACGGGTTTGAAGGAAGTGAGGGGGTTATTGTAATAGGTGCTACAAATAAAGTGGAACTTTTGGATGAAGCGCTTCTCAGACCCGGTAGGTTTGACAGAAGGGTGTTTGTGGAACTTCCGGGACTTAACGACAGAATTGAAATATTAAAGGTTCATTTAAGAGGTAAGCCGTTTAAAGGGAATTTGGAAAATATTGCAAAAATGACTGTTGGATTTTCAGGGGCAGCACTGGCAAGCTTGGTAAATGAAGCAAGTATTCATGCATTAAAGCGGGGTAAAAGATATATCGAAGAAGAGGATTTTTATGCTGTAAAAGATAAAGTTTTAATTGGGAAAAAAAGACTTCAGACATATAATCCTAAAGAAAAAGAAATATTAAGCTACTATCAGGCGTCAAAGGCTGTAATAGCAGAATGGCTGGGAGTTGAATTTGAGAGAATTTCCCTTGTCAAAGACGATTTTAAAGAAGAAGACAAGGAAATTATTTCAAAAACGGAAATAATGAATAAAATAATGGTATATTTTGCCGGAAGAATTGCAGTGGAAGAAAAATACAGGGAAAAATTTTCAAACGCCCATATGGATATCAAAAAAGCAAAAGATTTGGCTGTTAAAATGGTAAAAGATTACGCAATGGGAGATAGTATAATAGGTGATGAAGCGGAAATTGCCAAAATTTTAAAATACGCAGAAGAGGAGGTAAAAAGTATATATACTTCCACCCAGGACTTAATTGAAAAGGTTTATGAATTTTTACTAAAAAACGAAGTGGTGCATAAAGAAGATATAAAGAAAATCAAAGATGAAATATTTTAG
- a CDS encoding ABC transporter permease gives MKIDIIIYSFVLVLIPLFISYKHRLYIEKELFINSIRALIQLTLLGFILGILFKIKNPIFYIPVILFMLLYSSYIAKKRTGFLFSSAFYSISLSTIIILTTMLLLKIISFKPYEFIPISGMIIGNSLNTYTLTIERLKREITLQKELIESFIAIGDTLQNALKIMQKQAVKAALIPVNNMLQTIGVVAIPGITTGMLLAGASPLKAVSYQIVIIYMLVSINTFSALFGSYFFIKVKNEAFN, from the coding sequence TTGAAAATAGATATTATCATATACAGTTTTGTTTTAGTTTTGATACCTCTTTTTATTTCTTATAAACATAGACTCTATATAGAAAAAGAACTTTTTATTAATTCCATCAGGGCATTAATTCAACTCACATTATTGGGTTTTATTTTAGGAATTTTATTCAAAATTAAAAATCCTATTTTTTATATTCCCGTAATTTTATTTATGCTTCTTTATTCCTCTTATATTGCTAAAAAAAGAACCGGTTTTTTATTTTCAAGCGCATTTTATTCTATAAGTTTATCTACAATAATAATTCTTACCACAATGCTTTTATTAAAAATAATTTCCTTTAAGCCGTATGAATTTATTCCTATCTCCGGAATGATTATAGGAAATTCGCTTAATACATACACTCTGACAATTGAAAGATTAAAAAGGGAAATAACACTTCAAAAAGAACTTATTGAAAGTTTTATAGCAATAGGCGACACTTTGCAAAACGCTTTAAAAATTATGCAAAAACAGGCTGTAAAAGCGGCTCTGATACCAGTAAACAATATGCTGCAGACCATAGGTGTTGTTGCAATTCCCGGAATAACAACCGGTATGCTTTTAGCCGGCGCATCCCCATTAAAAGCCGTCAGTTATCAAATAGTAATTATTTATATGCTTGTAAGTATCAATACTTTTTCAGCACTTTTTGGAAGTTATTTCTTTATTAAGGTAAAAAATGAAGCTTTTAATTGA
- a CDS encoding YaiI/YqxD family protein, producing MKLLIDADALPKAIKPIIYRAVNKRKLKTIVVSNKKIFFDKSPFIEYIVVSEGIDKADDEIVKRTEKNDLIITADIPLADRCVKKGAVALGHRGEIYDENSIQNFLSIRNLMAEIRESGEITKGPKPFSKKNIQNFANSFSKLLDKLI from the coding sequence ATGAAGCTTTTAATTGACGCGGATGCCTTGCCAAAAGCAATAAAGCCAATAATTTATAGAGCAGTAAATAAAAGAAAATTAAAAACTATTGTAGTTTCCAATAAAAAAATATTTTTTGACAAAAGCCCTTTTATAGAATATATCGTGGTTTCTGAAGGTATAGACAAAGCAGATGATGAAATAGTAAAGCGCACAGAAAAAAATGATTTAATTATTACCGCCGATATTCCTTTGGCTGACAGATGCGTAAAAAAAGGGGCAGTAGCTTTAGGACACAGAGGCGAAATCTACGATGAAAATTCTATTCAAAATTTTTTAAGTATTAGAAATTTAATGGCCGAAATCAGGGAAAGCGGAGAAATTACTAAAGGGCCAAAACCCTTTAGCAAAAAGAATATTCAAAATTTTGCCAACAGTTTCAGCAAACTGCTTGATAAATTAATCTAA
- a CDS encoding TRAP transporter substrate-binding protein, producing the protein MDRRKFLKAAGVTAVASTAFTTNLYAKRITRLKVCLSWPKTLPIMGEGALWFAERVKELSGGSLQVKIFGANELVPALGVFDACSKGLIDGFHSGPYYWKGKNIAFALFSSVPFGMNADELEAWFDFGGGMDLWRELYAKYNLMPFKGGNTGNQMGGWFRKPIKSLADMKGLKMRIPGLGGEVMAKLGVKPVNIPGGEIYTALERGVIDATEWVGPSLDIIMGFYKVAKYYYTGWHEPASLLEMTFNKKKYEKLPKEHQAILEAATKEMHARIFSEFQYQNAVKLQEILKGEYGVKLGNFPDDVNEAAKKAAKNLYEEYANKSKDFAKVYENIKSYMPVMRKWTDTLPKWYLDMRDSGTIVV; encoded by the coding sequence ATGGATAGAAGAAAATTTTTAAAAGCAGCAGGTGTCACAGCTGTAGCCAGTACCGCTTTTACAACTAATCTGTATGCAAAAAGAATTACAAGACTTAAAGTTTGTCTTTCTTGGCCTAAAACTTTACCAATTATGGGTGAAGGTGCATTATGGTTTGCTGAGAGGGTAAAAGAACTCAGCGGCGGAAGTTTACAGGTTAAAATATTTGGTGCAAACGAATTAGTACCCGCTTTAGGTGTATTTGATGCTTGTTCTAAAGGTTTAATTGACGGTTTTCACTCAGGTCCGTATTATTGGAAAGGTAAAAATATAGCATTTGCTCTTTTTAGTTCAGTACCTTTTGGAATGAACGCTGATGAACTTGAAGCGTGGTTTGATTTTGGTGGAGGAATGGATTTATGGAGAGAACTTTATGCTAAATATAATCTAATGCCGTTTAAAGGTGGAAATACTGGAAACCAAATGGGTGGATGGTTTAGAAAGCCTATTAAATCACTCGCCGATATGAAAGGTCTTAAAATGAGAATTCCGGGTCTTGGCGGTGAAGTTATGGCAAAACTTGGAGTAAAACCTGTAAATATTCCGGGCGGTGAAATTTATACAGCGCTTGAGAGAGGTGTAATTGATGCAACCGAATGGGTAGGGCCGAGTCTGGACATTATCATGGGATTCTATAAAGTTGCAAAATATTATTATACAGGATGGCATGAACCGGCAAGTCTGCTTGAAATGACATTCAATAAGAAAAAATATGAAAAATTACCAAAAGAACACCAGGCGATTCTTGAAGCTGCAACTAAAGAAATGCATGCAAGAATATTTTCAGAGTTTCAATATCAAAACGCTGTCAAACTTCAAGAGATTCTTAAAGGTGAATATGGGGTTAAACTTGGTAATTTCCCTGATGACGTTAATGAAGCCGCTAAAAAGGCTGCTAAAAACTTATATGAAGAATATGCTAATAAATCAAAAGATTTTGCTAAAGTATATGAAAATATAAAATCTTATATGCCTGTAATGAGAAAATGGACAGATACACTTCCAAAATGGTATCTTGATATGAGGGACAGCGGAACAATTGTGGTTTAA
- the gpmA gene encoding 2,3-diphosphoglycerate-dependent phosphoglycerate mutase: protein MAKLVLVRHGKSEWNKLNKFTGWVDVDLAPEGIEEAKKAGEKLKDAGFAFDVCFSSYLKRAIKTGIIILEELDLLWIDHLKDWRFNERFYGALTGLNKDEVKQELGEEKFLLYRRSYDVPPPPLSEDDPRHPRFDPKYKNFPIELIPNTESLKDNQIRAMAAFHERVAPLLVEGKDVLITAHGNTIRGMVKELDGISDEDIPKFEIATGVPRVYEFDESLHIKKVYNLD, encoded by the coding sequence ATGGCAAAATTGGTTTTAGTCAGACACGGAAAAAGTGAGTGGAATAAACTTAATAAATTTACAGGCTGGGTGGATGTGGATTTGGCGCCTGAGGGAATTGAAGAAGCTAAAAAAGCCGGAGAGAAACTAAAAGATGCCGGATTTGCTTTTGATGTCTGTTTTTCTTCATATTTAAAAAGAGCTATAAAAACTGGGATTATTATCTTAGAAGAGCTTGATTTATTATGGATAGACCATCTTAAAGACTGGAGATTTAATGAAAGATTTTACGGGGCGCTAACAGGTCTAAATAAAGATGAAGTTAAACAAGAACTTGGAGAGGAAAAATTCTTGCTTTACAGGAGAAGCTATGACGTTCCGCCTCCGCCGCTTAGTGAAGATGATCCAAGACACCCTAGATTTGACCCTAAATACAAAAATTTCCCCATTGAGCTTATTCCAAATACAGAAAGTCTGAAAGACAATCAAATAAGAGCTATGGCAGCATTTCATGAAAGAGTGGCACCGCTTCTTGTAGAAGGAAAAGATGTGTTGATTACAGCGCATGGAAATACGATAAGGGGAATGGTAAAAGAGCTTGACGGAATAAGTGATGAGGATATTCCTAAATTTGAAATTGCTACGGGTGTACCGAGAGTTTATGAATTTGACGAATCATTACATATTAAAAAAGTTTATAATTTAGATTAA
- the bioV gene encoding pimelyl-ACP methyl ester esterase BioV — MKYFSGFCLKNDKAFFNDYLEESEFVVAGFSFGAQKALEYVLNTDKRVDKLQLLSPAFFYVNQKFIDVNINAFKKDKLSYIKTFLTKAGISEWKMENGKWKMDLNGIEIDYSCTEEELYEMFTFNWEKIKELKNIKIEVFLGEFDKIISLKKAQNFFKNYASVYYIKKANHFLRS, encoded by the coding sequence ATGAAATATTTTAGCGGTTTTTGTTTAAAAAATGATAAAGCGTTTTTTAATGATTATTTGGAAGAAAGTGAATTTGTAGTAGCCGGATTCAGTTTTGGGGCGCAAAAAGCGCTTGAGTATGTTTTAAATACAGATAAAAGAGTAGATAAACTGCAGCTTCTCTCACCAGCTTTTTTTTATGTAAATCAAAAATTTATAGATGTGAATATAAATGCATTTAAAAAAGATAAACTCTCTTATATAAAAACTTTTTTGACAAAAGCCGGGATTAGTGAATGGAAAATGGAAAATGGAAAATGGAAAATGGATTTAAATGGTATTGAAATTGATTATAGTTGCACAGAAGAAGAACTTTATGAAATGTTTACTTTTAACTGGGAAAAAATAAAAGAGTTAAAAAATATAAAAATAGAGGTTTTTTTGGGAGAATTTGATAAAATTATTTCTTTAAAAAAAGCGCAGAATTTTTTTAAAAATTATGCCAGTGTTTATTATATTAAAAAGGCAAATCATTTTTTAAGGAGTTAA
- a CDS encoding calcium:proton antiporter has protein sequence MDIEPKSHIIKEYWDIFVGFTSFVFAIFFHFEHLTVLAALFAAIGIGSLAVTISEIAEILAERFGEPFGSLVLTFSAVLVEILILFMVVLEAKHHPEVMETVKNGIAATVIVDLNALLGLAVFVGGLNFKEQVHNEDTSASYTTVLFVSVAMLLVPTTISFHADDQALHSASIIIAVLLFIYYFFIFRFQTDTHVHFFKFKKRSRVKRYIEEEDENYFFDKKSNLFNILFLIFLLVLIGMLSEIFANEGVKVFKQFGLTAGFVGILIAFVTAAPELFTAIRAAKNDEMQRVVNIAMGASTVSILLTVPSLIFLSLIVGVKFTLDFSPLQVGALLLTILLVWKTTENGETNYLEGLSHLMLFLSYAIIAIFY, from the coding sequence TTGGATATTGAGCCCAAGTCGCATATTATAAAAGAATATTGGGATATTTTTGTAGGATTTACATCATTTGTATTTGCTATTTTTTTTCATTTTGAGCATTTGACAGTTTTAGCTGCACTATTTGCAGCAATTGGTATAGGTAGTCTTGCTGTTACAATTTCAGAAATTGCTGAAATTCTAGCTGAAAGATTCGGTGAACCTTTTGGCAGTTTGGTTTTAACATTCAGTGCGGTTTTGGTTGAAATTTTAATTTTATTTATGGTTGTATTGGAGGCAAAACACCATCCAGAAGTGATGGAAACAGTAAAAAACGGTATTGCAGCAACGGTTATAGTTGATTTAAATGCACTTTTGGGACTTGCCGTATTTGTAGGCGGTCTTAATTTTAAAGAGCAAGTCCATAATGAAGACACATCTGCCAGTTATACCACAGTGCTTTTTGTTTCGGTTGCCATGCTTTTAGTTCCAACTACAATTTCTTTTCATGCAGACGATCAAGCATTACACAGTGCAAGTATCATTATTGCAGTTTTACTTTTTATCTATTACTTTTTTATTTTCAGATTCCAGACAGATACACATGTTCATTTTTTTAAATTTAAAAAAAGAAGCAGGGTTAAAAGATATATAGAGGAAGAGGATGAAAATTATTTTTTTGATAAAAAAAGCAATTTATTTAATATACTTTTTTTAATTTTTTTATTAGTGTTAATTGGAATGCTTTCAGAAATTTTTGCTAATGAAGGGGTAAAAGTATTTAAACAGTTTGGTTTAACTGCTGGATTTGTGGGTATTTTAATTGCTTTTGTGACAGCTGCACCTGAACTTTTTACAGCAATCAGAGCTGCTAAAAATGATGAAATGCAAAGGGTCGTCAATATTGCTATGGGTGCAAGCACAGTATCAATACTTTTAACAGTTCCAAGTTTGATTTTCCTATCATTGATTGTAGGTGTTAAATTTACACTTGATTTTTCTCCTCTTCAGGTTGGTGCACTTCTTTTAACTATTTTACTTGTTTGGAAGACTACTGAAAATGGAGAAACAAACTATCTGGAGGGACTTTCGCATCTTATGCTGTTTCTAAGTTACGCAATAATAGCAATCTTTTATTAA
- a CDS encoding stationary phase survival protein SurE yields the protein MKYLRDDIDIKILSNFEMPFSEIENNFEKFQEKLKNYDLGVWSKNIMLNDFNDIDIYNNRGEKLEWVDIVLNYLNSLNGFLREQIGVCIEKEIPRILDNELTYLIVQRKIKPDFDENYFIAFDKKIYFPMISRDFDLKFSIVKLVEWAKRGKKNLIKFQN from the coding sequence ATGAAATATTTAAGAGACGATATTGATATTAAGATTTTATCAAATTTTGAAATGCCTTTTAGTGAAATTGAAAATAATTTTGAAAAATTTCAAGAAAAACTCAAAAATTATGATTTAGGTGTTTGGAGTAAAAATATTATGTTAAATGATTTTAACGACATTGATATATATAATAACAGAGGTGAAAAATTAGAGTGGGTTGATATCGTGCTGAATTATCTTAATTCTTTAAATGGATTTTTAAGGGAGCAAATAGGTGTTTGTATTGAAAAAGAGATTCCCAGAATTTTAGACAATGAACTTACTTATCTCATCGTTCAGAGGAAAATAAAACCCGATTTTGATGAAAATTATTTTATAGCTTTTGATAAAAAAATATATTTTCCAATGATTAGCAGGGATTTTGATTTAAAGTTTTCTATTGTAAAATTAGTTGAATGGGCTAAAAGAGGCAAGAAAAATTTGATAAAATTTCAAAACTAA
- the surE gene encoding 5'/3'-nucleotidase SurE has translation MPKILITNDDSYEAKGLEVLYKAMREIGDPIVVAPAHPKSACSKSLTITKPLMFKKIKENFYKLEDGTPNDCVYLALNEFFKNKLPDLVVSGINHGANMGEDVNYSGTVGGATEGAIHGIKSIAFSQVLKSYDNPPSKIDWEKTKEIVKDIALKVLENKITLPHRKLLNVNIPNTKKIKGYQFTKLAYRIYGNEAHKHINPRGEEYYWLGLHPLNFKEEKGTDFWAVKNGYISITPITLDITDYKLLEQLKMKSEK, from the coding sequence ATGCCGAAAATTCTGATAACAAATGACGACTCATACGAAGCTAAAGGACTTGAAGTTTTATATAAAGCCATGAGGGAAATAGGAGACCCTATCGTAGTAGCACCCGCTCATCCCAAAAGTGCCTGTTCCAAATCCCTTACAATCACCAAACCGCTTATGTTTAAAAAAATTAAAGAAAATTTTTATAAACTAGAAGACGGTACCCCAAATGACTGTGTTTATCTTGCTTTAAATGAATTTTTTAAAAATAAATTACCCGATTTAGTAGTGAGCGGAATTAATCACGGTGCAAATATGGGAGAAGATGTAAATTATTCCGGAACTGTAGGAGGAGCAACTGAAGGAGCGATTCATGGAATAAAATCTATTGCATTTTCCCAGGTTTTAAAAAGCTATGACAATCCTCCCAGCAAAATAGACTGGGAAAAAACAAAAGAAATTGTAAAAGATATTGCCCTAAAAGTTTTAGAAAACAAAATTACACTCCCTCATAGAAAACTTTTAAATGTAAATATTCCAAACACTAAAAAAATAAAAGGCTATCAGTTTACAAAACTGGCATACAGAATTTACGGTAATGAAGCCCATAAGCATATAAATCCAAGGGGCGAGGAATATTACTGGCTTGGACTTCATCCCCTAAATTTTAAAGAAGAAAAAGGTACTGATTTCTGGGCTGTTAAAAACGGGTATATTTCAATTACACCGATAACTTTGGATATAACGGATTATAAATTATTAGAGCAATTAAAAATGAAAAGTGAAAAGTGA
- a CDS encoding YcaO-like family protein, translated as MKNYNLFFEKLNLEYFYEFKQINDVFTCELKLKDIPFISFGKGGTPDLALLSAQGEMAERILTRNFFEEYYVNNLYPDVKEGEFLNKELKHFYKIDSLQKEELIDFNSDSFEILSIPFLNRDTKEKVYFPINLIQNLYASNGMAAHFDIIEAYKNAKAEIIERFVKFEVIKYALPLPKIDHPLNSKNIQIYDSSLGGKYPVMAASYIEDDNIILAFGCDINQEKAIKKAYFELLQSGLNNFGKIIEDIEDVRDRFNLINHFIDLSGNVHKNFLKRPLFEVCKWNFANYDVFNKKEYFKIYKCCGIFALQVIIPGISEIYPIEDLIYNNINYPKFFRDKILNYQNYEKQEINDLIEEISLLYPFTQIDSLIGIIAKEPLFIDRFKEIIKNNQKIEFSDKYLNILKLSQILKEKNEV; from the coding sequence GTGAAAAATTATAATTTATTTTTTGAAAAGTTAAATTTAGAATATTTTTATGAATTTAAGCAAATAAATGATGTTTTTACTTGTGAGCTTAAATTAAAAGATATCCCCTTTATCTCTTTTGGAAAAGGGGGAACTCCAGATCTTGCCCTGCTCAGCGCACAGGGTGAAATGGCAGAGAGAATACTGACACGCAATTTTTTTGAAGAATATTATGTAAATAATCTATATCCTGATGTAAAAGAAGGTGAGTTTTTAAATAAAGAGCTGAAACACTTTTATAAAATAGACTCTCTCCAAAAAGAAGAACTAATTGATTTTAATTCAGATTCTTTTGAAATACTCTCAATCCCGTTTTTAAACAGAGACACAAAAGAAAAAGTATATTTTCCCATAAACCTAATTCAAAACCTTTATGCAAGCAACGGAATGGCTGCCCATTTTGACATAATTGAAGCTTATAAAAATGCTAAAGCTGAAATAATTGAAAGGTTTGTAAAATTTGAAGTTATAAAATATGCCCTGCCCCTTCCTAAAATAGACCATCCTCTTAATTCAAAAAATATTCAGATTTATGATTCCTCTCTTGGTGGTAAATACCCTGTAATGGCGGCTAGTTATATAGAGGATGATAATATCATTTTAGCTTTTGGATGCGATATAAACCAAGAAAAAGCTATTAAAAAAGCATATTTTGAACTGCTTCAATCAGGGCTAAATAATTTTGGAAAAATAATTGAAGATATAGAAGATGTAAGAGACAGATTTAATTTAATTAACCATTTTATAGATTTAAGCGGAAATGTACATAAAAATTTTTTAAAAAGACCTCTTTTTGAAGTATGTAAATGGAATTTTGCAAACTACGACGTATTTAATAAAAAAGAATATTTTAAAATTTATAAATGTTGCGGTATTTTTGCACTGCAGGTTATAATTCCCGGAATCAGCGAGATTTACCCGATTGAAGATTTAATTTACAATAATATCAACTATCCCAAATTTTTCAGAGATAAAATTTTAAATTATCAAAATTATGAAAAACAGGAAATAAACGATTTAATAGAAGAAATATCTCTTTTGTATCCTTTTACACAGATTGATTCATTAATAGGAATTATTGCAAAAGAACCTTTATTTATAGACAGATTCAAAGAAATAATTAAAAACAATCAAAAAATTGAATTTTCCGATAAATATTTGAATATCTTAAAGCTATCCCAAATTCTCAAGGAAAAAAATGAGGTATGA